The following proteins come from a genomic window of Diorhabda carinulata isolate Delta chromosome X, icDioCari1.1, whole genome shotgun sequence:
- the LOC130902185 gene encoding uncharacterized protein LOC130902185 translates to MEILNDESKFMEQLAQREQFLQNFYDSFASAKHLLNQLKPANNSNSDHNSDKNSSISSKNCNSPAVKLPDIKLPTFSGSSNTWLEFRDTFTALINNNPDIDDINKFHYLRANLEGSASQIIQSLEISAGTYKVAWDLLCKRYDNKKALIYNHLDALFGLKKIVKVSSFKLRNLSDTVSKHLRALNSLKLPTDQWDILILHLMAKSLEDGSVSKWEEYKSKKDLPSLEDMYEFLRSRSDLLERLELNKLEQGSKSGKTRSLLSADSENNSHENKTSFQGFKCAICSGDHRVFMCDKFKAMSVLNRMEQAKRLKLCLNCLRSGHKTNQCRLYASCKTCKGKHNTLLHIENKNQANQNINQENVSLTTSSEHFQILLSTVVVDVLNSYGAYVPVRAILDSGSMSSFITESLHSKLNIPKQTINFAVSGLNSAVSNVKYKCCLKFKSQHKSFMTDLSCFILPEITGNLPTFYIDKQKLLIPKYINLADKNFHKPGPIEMLIGADIFWNVLCPNQLKLNTNGPVLQETQFGWLVSGKIQGFQISNNIVCNLVKNEGDLYIQDQLSKFFEIESVKTASPWSKEEMDCETHFKDTTTRTQEGRFVVSIPLKASPKILGESLGLAKRRFKSLEQKFSKEYQFSRMYKNFILEYEKLNHMQNIGEVSEVNHEDAYYLPHHGILRMHSATTKLRTVFDASARTTSGVSFNELQLKGPVIQDDLVSILLRFRQYKYVVTADIEKMYRQVLVSKDQHKMQRILWRDNENKALSVCELSTVTYGTTSAPFLAIRCLVELDNSLKLLVKLSQISSFNKEYNDLKAGNEINKKK, encoded by the coding sequence atggaaattttaaatGATGAATCCAAGTTTATGGAACAATTAGCTCAACGAGAGCAattcttacaaaatttttatgattcatTTGCGTCagcaaaacatttattgaatcaattaaaaCCAGCTAATAATAGTAACAGTGATCATAATTCCGATAAGAATTCGAGTATTTCAAGCAAAAATTGTAATTCTCCTGCAGTAAAATTGCCAGACATAAAACTACCTACATTTAGTGGGTCTTCAAATACCTGGCTTGAGTTTCGAGACACGTTTACCGCATTAATAAACAACAACCCTGATAttgatgatataaataaatttcactatttaaGGGCTAATCTAGAGGGTAGCGCTAGTCAGATCATTCAATCTCTTGAAATTTCTGCAGGAACGTATAAGGTTGCATGGGATTTGTTATGTAAAcgatatgataataaaaaagcaTTGATATACAATCATTTAGATGCATtgtttggtttaaaaaaaattgttaaagtCTCATCTTTTAAATTGAGAAATCTCTCAGATACAGTCTCCAAACACTTGAGGGCTCTTAACAGTCTTAAACTTCCCACAGATCAGTGGgatattctaattttacatttaatggCCAAAAGTTTGGAGGATGGATCTGTTAGTAAATGGGAGGAATACAAGTCTAAAAAAGATTTGCCTTCTCTTGAGGATATGTATGAATTTTTAAGAAGTAGATCAGACTTGCTAGAGCGATTAGAGTTGAACAAACTTGAACAGGGATCCAAGTCAGGGAAAACCAGGAGCTTACTTTCTGCCGATTCAGAAAATAATTCAcatgaaaacaaaacatcttttcAAGGTTTCAAGTGTGCCATATGCAGTGGCGATCACAGAGTGTTTATGTGCGacaaattcaaggcaatgtcTGTGCTAAATCGCATGGAACAAGCCAAAAGACTAAAGTTATGCTTAAACTGTCTTCGAAGTGGCCACAAAACCAACCAATGCAGATTGTATGCTTCATGTAAAACATGTAAGGGTAAACACAATACTCTTTTAcacatagaaaacaaaaatcaagcaaatcaaaatataaatcaagaaaatgTTTCCCTAACTACAAGTTCggaacattttcaaattctgtTATCCACTGTAGTAGTAGATGTTTTAAACAGTTATGGTGCTTACGTACCTGTTCGAGCTATTCTAGATTCAGGATCAATGTCTTCCTTTATAACTGAGTCTCTTCACTCAAAACTAAATATTCCAAAGCAAACAATAAATTTCGCTGTTTCTGGTTTGAACAGTGCCGTCTCTAATGTGAAATATAAatgttgtttaaaatttaaatctcaacataaaagttttatgaCGGACTTGTCTTGTTTTATTTTGCCAGAAATAACTGGAAACTTGCCTACATTTTACATTGATAAGCAAAAGCTATTGATACCTAAATATATCAATTTGGCTGATAAAAACTTCCATAAGCCCGGACCAATCGAGATGCTGATAGGTGCTGatattttttggaatgtttTATGTCCAAACCAATTGAAGTTAAATACAAATGGTCCTGTTTTACAGGAAACTCAGTTTGGGTGGTTGGTTTCAGGTAAAATACAAGgctttcaaatttctaataatatagtttgtaatttggttaaaaatgaaGGTGATTTATATATCCAAGACCAGTTatcaaaattctttgaaatagaAAGTGTTAAAACTGCCAGTCCTTGGTCCAAAGAGGAAATGGACTGTGAAACTCATTTTAAAGACACAACAACAAGAACTCAAGAAGGTCGTTTTGTTGTATCGATTCCATTGAAAGCAAGTCCAAAAATATTAGGTGAATCTTTAGGTCTAGCCAAAAGAAGATTCAAATCGCTTGAGCAAAAATTCTCAAAAGAATACCAATTCTCAAGAATGTACAAGAATTTTATCCTCGAATATGAAAAGCTCAATCATATGCAAAACATAGGAGAGGTATCTGAAGTAAATCATGAGGATGCCTATTATTTACCGCACCATGGAATTCTACGTATGCATAGCGCAACAACAAAATTAAGGACAGTTTTTGACGCCTCGGCGCGAACTACAAGTGGAGTTTCTTTTAATGAACTTCAGCTAAAAGGACCGGTAATTCAAGATGATTTAGTGTCAATATTATTACGCTTTAGACAATATAAATATGTTGTTACCGCggacattgaaaaaatgtaccGTCAGGTCTTGGTGTCAAAAGATCAGCATAAAATGCAAAGAATTCTATGGCGAGATAACGAAAATAAAGCACTAAGTGTCTGTGAACTTTCCACGGTAACTTATGGTACTACAAGTGCACCATTTTTAGCTATTAGGTGTTTAGTAGAATTAGATAACTCTTTGAAGTTGCTTGTAAAACTATCCCAAATATCTTCGTTCAATAAGGAGTATAATGATTTAAAAGCTGGgaatgaaattaacaaaaaaaagtaa